A region of Anolis carolinensis isolate JA03-04 unplaced genomic scaffold, rAnoCar3.1.pri scaffold_7, whole genome shotgun sequence DNA encodes the following proteins:
- the tpst1 gene encoding protein-tyrosine sulfotransferase 1 yields the protein MFGKLKQNLLLACLALSSATVFYLGRHAMECHHPHDRHRVSERGLPPSSPPPNASLPSPPPPSYGKDTPLIFVGGVPRSGTTLMRAMLDAHPAVRCGEETRVIPRLLAAKQMWARSGKEKARLDEAGVTEAVLDAAVRAFLLEVIVRHGEPAPFLCNKDPFALKSLAYLARLFPRAKFLLMVRDGRAAVHSMISRKVTIAGFDLGSYRDCLAKWNRAIETMHGQCLEAGPRRCMAVPYEQLVLHPETWLRALLRFLGLPWHPAVLHHEDMIGKAGGVSLSKVERSTDQVVKPVNVAALSKWVGQIPPDVLRDMPVIAPMLAKLGYDPYANPPNYGKPDPNVLENTRRVHKGEFQLPDFLKDMPQTDGVK from the exons ATGTTTGGGAAGCTGAAGCAGAACCTGCTGCTGGCCTGCCTGGCGCTGAGCTCGGCCACGGTCTTCTACTTGGGCCGCCACGCCATGGAGTGCCACCACCCGCACGACCGGCACCGCGTCTCGGAGCGGGGCCTCCCCCCCTCGTCGCCGCCCCCCAACGCCTCGCTCCCGTCGCCGCCGCCGCCCTCGTACGGGAAGGACACCCCGCTGATCTTCGTGGGGGGCGTGCCCCGGAGCGGGACCACGCTGATGCGGGCCATGCTGGACGCCCACCCGGCGGTGCGGTGCGGGGAGGAGACGCGGGTGATCCCGCGGCTGCTGGCGGCCAAGCAGATGTGGGCGCGCTCGGGGAAGGAGAAGGCGCGTCTGGACGAGGCGGGGGTGACGGAGGCGGTGCTGGACGCGGCCGTGCGGGCCTTCCTGCTGGAGGTCATCGTGCGCCACGGGGAGCCGGCCCCCTTCCTCTGCAACAAGGACCCCTTCGCCCTCAAGTCCCTGGCCTACCTGGCCCGCCTCTTCCCCCGAGCCAAGTTCCTGCTCATGGTGCGCGACGGGCGGGCCGCCGTCCACTCCATGATCTCCCGCAAGGTCACCATCGCCGGCTTCGACCTCGGCAGCTACCGGGACTGCCTGGCCAAGTGGAACCGGGCCATCGAGACCATGCACGGGCAGTGCCTGGAGGCCGGCCCCCGCCGGTGCATGGCCGTGCCCTACGAGCAGCTGGTCCTCCACCCCGAGACCTGGCTGCGCGCCCTGCTCCGCTTCCTGGGCCTGCCCTGGCACCCCGCCGTCCTCCACCACGAGGACATGATCGGCAAGGCCGGAGGAGTCTCCCTCTCCAA GGTGGAGCGCTCCACGGACCAGGTGGTGAAGCCGGTGAACGTGGCGGCGCTGAGCAAGTGGGTGGGCCAGATCCCCCCGGACGTCCTGCGCGACATGCCGGTCATCGCCCCCATGCTGGCCAAGCTGGGCTACGACCCCTACGCCAACCCCCCCAACTACGGGAAGCCCGACCCCAACGTCCTCGAGAACACACGCAGG GTCCATAAAGGGGAATTCCAACTCCCCGACTTCCTAAAAGACATGCCTCAG ACGGACGGCGTGAAATAG